In Apteryx mantelli isolate bAptMan1 chromosome 16, bAptMan1.hap1, whole genome shotgun sequence, a single genomic region encodes these proteins:
- the FOXL3 gene encoding forkhead box L3, whose amino-acid sequence MFDNTQYPYNCFNYDGDDYPTCSSDEEKKFTRPAYSYIALIAMAIQQSPSNKVTLSGIYDFIMKKFPYYRSNQRAWQNSIRHNLSLNSCFVKVPRTEGNEKGKGNYWSFATGCESMLDLFENGNYRRRRRRRNMKREHKEQRPSRGKSPSSPDVSSTDCGLNKISSSESKHKRIESGPRLLEPHGFAPNTTTTRQSLSNSSLGKSDSEIKFSIDYILSAPDPLPVLRSQYNTQENKYHLLEAQQINLQFWTM is encoded by the exons ATGTTCGACAACACGCAGTACCCCTATAACTGCTTCAATTACGACGGGGATGATTATCCAACCTGTAGTTCTGACGAAGAGAAAAAATTCACCAGACCGGCGTACAG ctACATTGCCTTAATTGCAATGGCCATCCAGCAAAGTCCATCAAATAAAGTCACCCTCTCTGGCATTTATGACTTTATAATGAAGAAATTTCCTTACTACAGATCAAATCAAAGAGCCTGGCAGAACTCCATCCGACATAACTTATCACTTAACAGTTGTTTTGTAAAG GTTCCCAGAACAGAAGGgaatgagaaggggaaaggaaactATTGGAGCTTTGCAACGGGATGTGAGTCCATGCTGGATCTCTTTGAAAATGGGAATTACAGGCGAagacggaggaggaggaacatGAAAAGGGAACATAAGGAGCAGAGACCAAGCAGAGGGAAAAGTCCTTCATCCCCTGATGTGTCTTCTACGGACTGTGGTTTAAACAAAATTTCCTCTTCTGAAAGTAAACACAAAAGAATTGAATCAGGACCAAGACTATTGGAACCTCATGGGTTTGCTCCAAATACTACAACCACCAGGCAGAGCCTAAGCAATTCCTCCTTAGGAAAATCGGATTCTGAAATTAAATTTAGCATCGATTACATTCTTTCAGCTCCTGACCCTTTGCCTGTTCTGAGATCTCAGTATAATACGCAGGAAAATAAATATCATCTACTGGAGGCCCAGCAAATCAATCTCCAGTTCTGGACAATGTGA